Genomic DNA from Corylus avellana chromosome ca4, CavTom2PMs-1.0:
tttttttgataagtagattATCTTAAACTTCTGAAGGCTAAGAAAGCAGTACTAATCAGGAGTGGCAGCATAGGTATACAACAATTTTTAATGCCTACCTTGAAGATATAGTTTCCGAAAGATAGAGTTGGACAACTCCCATGGTCAATCTGTTATGCTTTTAGCCTTTTCACCTATCACATCTCCATACAAGCAAGCAAAAGGTACCGTATGCATAGTATAAGGCTTGCTATCATTACCAGGTTCCCAAAGTCATGAGGCTATTACTTAAAaccaccccacccccaaaaaaaaaaattccacataTCCAGCATATAATTATGAGAACCAAGTGTTCCACAAATTtgaataatcaaaatattaaaagcatGGCTGAGTAAGGTTGCGCACCTTGTCATACACGGCCCAATTGATCTCATATGAGAATAACTCCTCCTTGGTCTTTGGTATCATATCTATCAATTGTTTTAAACTGAAAAGCTTCTTGTTATCCGGTGTCTTCAGTTTATCCAGCCCCTGTTCCCGATCCCTCTCCCAGTCAAGAATCCTCGCTTTGTTCTCATCTCTGGTGCGACTAACATCCTCATCACCCCTATCCCTATCCCTATCCCTATCCCGCTGGCCTGACTTGTCATTAGAACGTCTACTTCTTTCTCTATCTGTATCAGGCTTATCGTCTTTGGGATTGACATTTGATATGCGCTTTGCAAATTCTGCTGCTGCAGCCAAATTCGGTGGTGGTGCACCAGGTATAGTAGGTTGGACAGCCTCCAGTTCCTCAGTTGAGTAATCAAGAGGGACAAGAGGCCTCATCTTTTTCTCGTTACgtgcatcatcatcatcctcctcATGGAAGACAGAAGGGACAGCAGTTCGTTTTCCAGAGCCAACTAAACCGAACCCCAACTTTTTTGCGAAGGCATTGCCAGTATGCCGTGCGTCTGATGCCCCAATTGATGCCATGGTTGATTCCTCCCCAGTACCGTTTTGTACAATCTCTTCACCTGTAATTTAGAATCATAACCCCATTCAAAGAAGTGGGCAAGGGggaaataaaagcaaaatttaaGCTAAAAGGAATTACAATCAAACTACCTATATGGCTCTCCCGAGCAGAATCACCTTCATAACCCTGTTCAACAGCATTATCTTTTATTTCAACACTGAATGTTTCAGCGGCCAAAACAGTTTTTGCACTTCCATTTACTACATGATTGGATGAAACCTTCAAAGCATCTCTCTGTTGCTTCTGTTGCTGTTCCTCCTCAGCTCTCCTCTTCGCCTCAGCAATTTCCTCCTCTTCTTTGCGTCCATCAGCCAAGTCATCTTCCCTTTCCCGTagtcttttctttctcttctcttctaaCATACTCCGGCGCCACCTTCTTCTtgaatcatcatcatcttcttcttcatcatattTTATCTCCTTCTTTCGTTTGCGTTCCCTctctttttccctctctttctcataCTGCCGctgttttctctttctctctttctctatactcCCATTCTTTAAGAGACTCTTCATACAGACGCTCAGCCTCCTCAATCTTTCTTCTTTGCTCCCTTTCTTTCCTAACCCGCTCTCGCTCTGTTTCTCTTTCATATCTTTCAATCTCCCGCTCCTTCTCCCTTTTCAGATCCCGCTCTCGGTCTCTATCTCTACTTCTCCTATCATACCTTCTACTCCTATCAGGTGAACTTGTTTCAGGCCTATCATGCTCACTTGTTGGTTTGGTTTCACTAGTTGTCTCGTCATCATTTTTATCTTCAGCTGCATCATACAAACATATGAACAAGTATAGCCATATCAAAATTATATACAGAAGTTGCACAAAAAAGCCACTAGGAACAAATCTACTTTAATACCATAATAACCTTCATATACCACAAAACGCTATACATTTTCACAATGAAGACTCACCATTTCTCATTTCAGAGTCCCCATCCCTCGATTTAGCAGGAACATCTGAGTTTGAATTCACTGAGCCATCACCAGTTACTTGTGCAGGGGGCGGGGGCGGGGGCGGAGGTGGAGGCATGGTCTTTAGTCTCTCCTCTATCATGCTTGTAAGCTTCTCCAAGGCCTCTTGGTCAGCTTCCTTGTCCTCATCAGTCACAATTCCAAAATTAGCAAAATCATGACTTTCCTTGTTCCCTGTACCATTGTCCTCTTTATTTGAGTCCTCTACAGAAGGCTTTAATTGTTCACTCTTCTCAACAACTTCTGCACTTTCATCCTCTTTCACAGGTACTGCAGCTTGTGCATCTTTAAGTTTCTTCGATTTTTCAGTTTCTTTGTCTACATAGCGTTCCAGATATTCTTTTGTTGCTTGATTAACATTTAACTGTTAATCAAATATAATGAAGAGACAAAGATTAACTATCAAATAAACCAACAAAGCCatgcaggaaaagaaaaggaagaattAAGATAGGTCCAATATAGCAATTTCCATCTCCCTAACCCATAGCTTAGCCACAAACTCGAGCTTTAAATCAAGCTTCTATTAGAAATATTTAcaaatacatattaaaaaaataaaaaaaaataaaaaaaactaacaagaTAAGTACAACACTAACCAAATAAGATTAGATTATTTTCTGATTATCCAATCATCTCCATGTTTAATATCAAAATCAGATTCAGACCAAGATATAATAACAGAAAACGAGATACCAACACTAACTAAAGAtatctaattcaaataaaataatcacagATTTGTCCCAATCACCATACCTGAGTATTACAAAGTACAACCAAAGATATCAATGCAGAAAATTTGTCATTAGCTTAAAAATCAAGGTCCTTGTAGGACTAGGTGACACAATTTTCAATCTCACCAATAAATCTTATTTATAACTGCTGTATGGAGGTATATTCGTAAGTTTAAAACCTACATTTAACAAAAACCAAAGAAATCTTGAACAAAGATCTTTGGCAATAAAGGCAAATTCTCAAATGTTATAAAATTTGATCTTATATTTGAGTCAAGTATTTACTATTTTATCTCAAAATCGATTATTCAGCTTAGGAAATAATTTCAAGAGGCTTTGGCAGAACTacatgttaaaaattttttttgataagtaaatttttttaaactacaTGTTAAAATAAACGACAAGTTACAACGTCATAAACCCAAAAGCACTTTCATGACTGAATTTCCCTGCTGAAATAGTTATTTCAGAGGCAAATTATCAGCAGAATAATTCCAGTGGCCAGGTCATCAACATTTCTTAAAAGTTTCtaataaaaaaggtaactaGATATAGGCATAGTAGCTGATAATGGATGTTAAGCCTTGCTGAGCATAACAACGCATAGTAGCTGATAATGGATGTTAAGCCTTGCTGAGCATAACAACACATAACAAGCTTAATGTTAAATGCAACTGGAAACacccatttttttaatacaactACCCACCTGCCACAATCATTTAAAAGTGGCACTTACATTTTACATTCATCATGGATATTTCAAGCCTTGAAAGCTCCTATAACAACAATTAAGAGTTATTGAACCCTATAATGTTCATCTTAGACAGAGATTtggtaattatttaattatttttacttaatCTTTCCTAACTGGGAATGTAGCTCAAAACATAGAGCGATCACTCTACATGCAAAAGGTACAGGGTTTGATCCCCTGCATGTCCAATCAATAtttgttacttatcaaaaaaaaaaattctactaCATATTTCCcattattagaaaaaaacaataaaatttcaatttagtgATAGGAACAAGCACTTGGCAATAAAGGTTCTCCAGCAAATAGAGGTTCCACAGAATACGACCTTCAATCTCAGACTCACATAACAGTCAAAatgaggaaaatatatatatatatatttaaaaaatcataaaatctGCAAAAAAGAGAAGGTGGAAATCCAGACGTACCACTAATTCTTGCCCATCAATATTAAGTTTACTAAGTAGACGCAATGCACGAAGAACCCCTTCAGCGGACTCAAATTCACAGAACCCAAAGCCTTTAGGAGTCCCATTTGTGGGATCTTGAGCACGTTTCCAACTTTTGACGGGTCCACAAAGCTTCAGAAAATGTACAGACATGAGAATGAATGCTTCACAAAAAGGCCTTCAAGTACAAGATAGATAATGCAAAAGAACCCAGAATTTCAGTGTGTATTTAAAAAAGGACatagacaaaagaaaaaaaaaaacacaataccTACCTGAAGGAGAGACAGCATAAAATTGTTTTCAACTGTCGATGCAATCTTACCAACATAAACTGTGGTTTGTGGTTTCTCAGCTAGAGTAACAGGAGGAACAAAAGCTGGCCTAACAACAGGGGGCATAATCGGACGAACTCCAGGAACCCCCGGAATTGGAGGGCGTGACACTGCTGGAAGCACACCAATTGCTCCTGGTAGACGTGGAGGAAATGGAGGCCGAACCATAGCTGTGTATGGAGATGGATAACGAGGAATTCCTGcataaacagaaacaaatatcTATGCAAATATATCAGAGCAAGTTAACAAACAATATACAACGATAACCATACATCCCGCCACTAGtttacatataatatatatgaaaaagaatATGACAAGAATAATTGAACGGTGTTACCACACATCAAAAGCATATAAGAGATGGCAGCACAGGCATGGCAACTATCACCAGCTGAACAGATAACCTGAAGGAAACATTAAAAAGTAGCATCCAGTTCATAAACCATTGATATATAAAGTGGGCTTACCTTATGAATCCATTTGCAACACACTAGCCTTCTCACACTATCCCATccacaaaattgcaaaaaattgacatttatcATGAGACTTCGAGCATCTCATGCACAAAGGGAAATTCATAGCACATAATTGAACGTAAATTTTGTCACTTTTATCTATCGCAAGTGTTAGCAGACCATGGTGcagcatgaaaaaaaaaaaaagggggagagagagagagagaagcagtcTGAAATTGAAAAGATTTCAATACCTTAGAAAACAAGCCAACGAGCATTCAGTGGCAAACATGGTCAGCTTCTGGCGATTCATAAACCCATCAAAGGGAAAGTGTCCTCATAACTACCAGAAAGTAGCCTACTAAAACAAACATGCAACGTGACAAATGGGACAATAACTTTCTGAATTCTGGAATATTGTTTACCGTGAAAACCCCAAGgctttctccttcttcttttttttttttccttcccatTAAAACAACATTTATctaaaagacaaacaaaaggAAACCAAGCAAAAAATATGTGCATACCAAAAAAGGAGTTGTAGAGTGAGGTCTCTAAGCAATATGAAGCCTTCCAACCTTTCCCACCGTATTCAATCAAGACACTGTAGGAGAAAACATCATGTCATCGATGCCCCTCAACCAACTCGAATTCTCTAAATCTTTCCCAACTCATCTCTAACAAACTCTTTGCCCCAATATATCACACCAGTATCCTTAATCTAATTTAACTGCGATTCatgcatcataaaaaaaatatatactttctCCTCAGAACATATGAGAAGCACATAAATTGCACATAAGATATAATTCTTAAACATTTCTATAAATAACTCATAAAATAACATCCAACAACATGAACTTGCATGATAACACTACAATTACATGTAAGCAACAAGGAATTCGAATAAGAACAAGAATTTGGCAATCAAAATGCGCATTTACAAACACAAGGACAAGGAGATGGAATAACCCACCGTGATGAGGCATAGTCCCCGCTGGCACTGCCGGGTACCCATTCGGCATATGTGGCGGGTACGGTCTTGGAGGCTGCCCCGGCGGCACCTGATATGGCACCATATGTGGCGGCAGCATCGGCGGAACGCCGCCACTCACACCAGGTGGCTGAACCTGAACTCCGCTAGGGTTTTGGTAATTCGGACTCGGCATCGGTGAGAACTGTGGGACCGGGCGGAACGAAGGTGCGGCCGGTGGCGGCGCGTAGGATACCGGAGTAGGTGGCGCAGACGCCAGAGGCGGCGCGTTCGGATTAGGGTGTACAGCGATAGGTGTGAATGATGATGATTGGGGTTGTGGTGGAATGGAGGCGGGTGCTGGATCAGGCTGGTTTGGTTGGGGGTTGGGGGTTTCGGTTTCGGTTTGTGGAGGATTGGATTCTAGGGTTGCAGGTGGATCAGCCATCGTTGAAATTTGGgggaaacaaacaaacaaacaaaagagaaaaaaaagaaagatctaTCCGTGAAAGATTAGTTTGGTTTAATATGTTCTTTGTTCTCGTTTTTGCGTTGGACTGGGCGGTTGATCTTTCCGTGCCCTAGAGAGTGTGACGAAGGGTGTAACACTCTTTGTATGCCTTGCCTGGGGGAGGATTAGGTGTTTCGTTGGTGAAGAAGAAGTTTTTACTTTGGACGCGTTTCGGGATTTTATTGGCCAACAGTACTTCATaactaaattttcattttgataaattaaaatCAGTATTCTATTTCTATtatgtataattttttcaaatcctaaTTATTTGTGAAATAGTAAtaatttgttctttaattcagtttttattttattatatacaatatttatcaattttaaatcataataattattctaacaattaatcatatttcttatttttttgggattaaACATTCATTACTCCCATATGATTTAACAACTTTACAAACACTTTAACTCGATTTTAATTTAGATGGTATCTCACTTATGTCTAAAAACAGAATTAGTGGCGAGCCATATTATGACCAGCAAAATGCAATGACTGTGGCCctcacaaattattattatttaaaaataaaaaataaaaataaaaaaaaaaactgcaaggACATGTATCATTTAATCTATGCCCATTACGGTGCAAGCAGAGactgttaggattttttttataataaaaactgcTATTGCAAATAGAATAGGAAGAGAGTAGATGGCACATCAATTAACTTTGAGGCTGcaactcaattaaaaaaaaaaaaaaaacaagttagttAGCAAGCAAAGTGAAAGGACTTGTAAGAACTATAATAACTTTGCCTTTTcaagttctattttttataGTTCTTTTTCATGTGTCTTTTTCTATTGAATGTCGCTATATACTTTTAATTGCAAAAGCTTGATAGTAGATTTGGTAAAAAGATGATGGAACTTTTGACCCTTAGCTAAGCTTTGGATTCAAAAGATGTTTATAAATCctttaaaattgacaatatatgtACTATTGGGGAAAAGTATTatcctctttatttttatgagcacgagaaaattaatttgaaatatcAGTTGAGGTATTTTGAATTTAATGTGCTTAATGATCCAACATTACAAAATCTGTTTTCCATTGCATAACTATGTCAAGGATTGGCAAagacagaaaaatcaaagacatactatcttattgatagattgattcaTCTTATTTTGACTCTTCAAGTGTCTACAACGactaccgaacgagcattttcagctatcaaaattgttaaaataatactTCGCAACAAAATAGaggattattttttttgcaaatagtgtagttctctatattgaaagggaaattgctgacAGTTTAAATTTAGATTcaatacttgatgattttgtttttctaagaaACCGTAGTGCAGTTCTATACACTTTctatattgctttttttttttgtactagtgccaacatgttaaatttttaatatatcaatattaaCACATATCTATGAACTTTTATagttatattttttgtgataaatatattgtttgataaatcacccattttttatttcaatgtacgtttatcataattttttgttaggccctacaataataattatatggATCCGCTACCGGAGAAGACGACATATGAGCATGgaacaaaaaaacatatgttaATAAAACATAGGATTTAACACACTCTtccttcattcttttttttttttaaaaaaaaaaaaaaaacccacctaGCACAACCGGCCAGGCACCGCCGTCGCTCGCCAAACCCTGCCACCTGGGTCGagatctctctctgtctctctgtctctctctctcaccagtAGCTTTGAGCAATGATTTGCAGAGATCCCCACCTAGGTGAGGGGGTTCGGCTTGGACGATGGCGTCTGGGTGTGGGCATGGGGCAGTGGGCAGGTTGTGtgtgcttttttcttcttcttttttgtggttGTGCAGGGATGATTCTCAAATCtacggtgagagagagagagagcaactTAGGCGACGAGGTTCGGCCGAGCAACAATGTTTGGGTATGGATAGTGGGTGGGTCTTGTGTTACAAGAATAGAGTTTTATGggaacaattattaatattatgatatattaaaatatatgatagagtataatattttattgtgtttatttttatttgatattgtgtttatttatttccatgcAAAAGTCTTAATAACTCAACCATAATTTACATTCCAATAAAAGCTGATGACTTCGccctaaaaaatattgtaatagtttgcctatttaaaggtcattatattatgaataaaacaaccagaaaatcaatcaaaactTATATGTTTGAAAGTGTTTTAGGTTTCATTCAACGAATCTAACAGGTTTAACTTTCCTCAAAACCTAACAATATATCTCAGTGCGTGTATGTAAAAGCATTCGCATAacattggtatcagagtcaagTTCGATGGCGAATCAAAGAGTATATCGTTTGGAGCAACAAATTGGTCATATTGGGACCTTATTGAAATGTTTGATGAAGAATATGGAGGAGCAAACCGAGAAATTAGAGAGTTATTTGGCAGCAAGTAACCATGCAATCCACTCATTCCACCACGTTGAAGCAAGTAACCATCCAATGTGTCACCACAGGCACAACTCTTTACCTCAGCCTCACCAAAACCTAGTGTCCTCATCAGTCCCCATGCAACCCATTCAGCCACCCAATTTACCCAAACCCAACATCAAAACACCCAAACTGCAAACAAAACCACCAATCGGAACCCCCTACTCCACATCAACTGTCTACCACcataaaaaagaagaggagaaaaaaaaattgttgaagccAGAAAAATCCATCCACACCGGCGTCAAACGAGAACCATCGTGTTGCCTCACAAATCCAGAGCACCACCGGCAGCACTGCCCCAATTGAAGATCCACGGCATAGCTCTCATCCAACCAGATCCCACCGATCTTCGAAGAGTCGCTCTTGAATCGAATCACCATCTGCCTCGCCATGACGATCGTTCTGCATCACAACCCAGCCGTCAGGCATTGTATTGTTTGTGGCccagaaaaatgagaaagaataaaggggtaacttcacttaaAACTCCTGAACTTCCACCCAATTTAATAAAgctctcaaatttcaaaatctctcaatttagtccgctgagctttcaattgctctcaatttgaactcattcgtcaaatttagggtttagaaataccaaaaaagatcaaaatatcattgattttctttttttttcttaataaaaaaaacgttttgaaattaatggtaaaatttgaattttataaaaaaatcaagggtataaacgtcatatGATGTTTAAAATCTTATAGGtgggtccaaattgattgcaattaaaagttcatgagACTAAATTATAAGATTTTAAAGTTTGTGGGGTTTTGTCAAATCGAATGAAAGTTCAtaggtcttcagtgaagttaccccaacaagaaatgaaaatttttcctttgtttggagataaaaaaaaaaaaaaaaaaaaaggtcatgacatgaaagaaaaagtgagaaaatGCCACTTTGGTCTactagtatttttattatttattatttttgttattaatatgCATATAGATTCTAAGAGCAAGATTATTTCAATAACAATATTTTAATGACTTTGAGGACAAGGTCTTCTTAAGGGGAAGTTAATGTTACGAAAATGAAATTTTATAcggaacaattattaatattataatatattaaaatatatgatagggtataatattttattgtgtctatttttatttgagattgtatttatttattttcacgcAAGAGTCGTGATGACTGAGCCAtagtttatattccaataagagcTGATGACTCGGCCttataaaatattgtaatagtttgcATATTTAAAAGTCATTATGTTATAAATAAAGCAAccagaaaattaatccaaactttatgtttgaaaatgttttaggtTTCCCAAATGTTACAAACGACCATGCTTCCGTGGCCGACGTTTACCGCGGCCCACTCTATTGAGAGTGGCCTGATGGTAGCCCTTTCTCTTTTGGTGGCTCCACTCACTTATCAATATTTTAATCTAGCCTATAGGTTGCCTCATTTGTGACTTGAACCCCTCAACATGGTggatagctctgataccaaatgtttCAAATCTTGGGTAAAATTTACTCTTGAAAACCGGCTTATAAGGGAAGGGTgcccaaaaaattatatacacataattaagATTAAACTTAAGCCATGTGAAACACTAAGATCGTAACATCGTGCATGCAAATTTTGGTGGTTGTGTTGGGACgattatatatatggagagagagagattcggGCGGCAATGGTTGGCATGGGTGGCGGTGGGCAGTGGGTGGAGGCTGTGTTggaatggtatttttttttgaaagtgaaagaaatattaaatgGCCTGTTTTATTAACATATGTTTTTCTTGTACTGGGCTGACATGTCAATCTCTTAATGGTGGGTACAAAATGTTAGTTTTTTCCCGAGAACACATAGAAGTTGCTCTCTTTTATATAAGATTGATGACTTGTTTAAATCTCAACCTTCCATTTTCATGAAAAACGAAGCATAGTATTGCAAATACTTTCTCATCAAATGTATTGTGACTATAGTAACATGCTCGGCACAGTGCTTCTGTCGCCCCCTAAATAGCTGATCACTTTTCCcaaatacagagagagagagagagtgagacgCAGAGAGAGCGGCCGACAATCAACCAGAGCCGTCTTTGTGggcttcaaaaaagaaaagacactCTTCACTCAGAGCATTCTATGTATGGAGGAAGAGGGAGCGAAGAAAACACCGCTGGTTCTTGACTGGGAAAAGCTCTTGCCCGAAGATGACGTCCCACCAGCCGTTCTGATCGTCAAGCCCACCACGACGACCGCTCAGCCGTCGAAGCAGTCGGCAATGGACTCCGCTCAGCGGCTTAATTCGCAGAGAGACGACAGATTCGACCTCCTTAGCGATCACGAACTCAACGAGTTGTTTCGGAGAAAGCGGCGTACCCTGGAGACGGTAGGTTGGAAATTGCCCGACAGAGGGGAAAAAGTCCGGAATGCTCTCATGCGACTGGAGGACGAGATGGAGCGGAGGAAACTCAGACGAGTGGAaaaggttttattttcttttatattttttctttgaattggtttttgtttattccgtttggttgccgagaaaaagaacaaggaatgagaaggaaaatgaaattatgGGTTTGCCGTTTATTTCACTAATGCTGCCTCAGATTGAGGAAATTGAAGAACTGGTAACTGGCACGCCGATTAATTGTCTTGTGCACATTTGAGAGGATTCTTTTTGGGGTTTTCCCTGGTCTTAACTAGGGAAGTATTGAATGGTGAAAACCGAGATAGAATTTGACTAGTGTGTTATGACTGTGTAACGTTTTCTCAGATTTACTTGATTGGTTAAGAAGCTCATTGGTGACGCTACGCTAATATATAATGTTGCTTTAGTTGGTAGTGATATATTTAGATTTCGTTATCAGAAGTTGATATCTGTATAAAATGAATTCACAGAGAATGTTCTGCATCGTATTTAAAGGTGAGCAAGTAATATGCTGTGATTTCTTTATAAAGAAATGTGGGTTTTGATTACTGTCATTTAGTGAGTCATATGCACTATCGGGGAATGATTTAAATGTACCTCCCCTTGTCTTCACCTAGGACATTATATtagataagtaaatatgatgCCAGTTTATAAGCTTTAGTTGCCTATATTCTGTTCCTGTGCATTGCTGGTAATATAATTGCTAATGATCTTGTAGAACTCTTGGCAAGATCTTGTCTTCAATGCTTTAGT
This window encodes:
- the LOC132177303 gene encoding LOW QUALITY PROTEIN: RNA-binding motif protein 25 (The sequence of the model RefSeq protein was modified relative to this genomic sequence to represent the inferred CDS: deleted 1 base in 1 codon); its protein translation is MADPPATLESNPPQTETETPNPQPNQPDPAPASIPPQPQSSSFTPIAVHPNPNAPPLASAPPTPVSYAPPPAAPSFRPVPQFSPMPSPNYQNPSGVQVQPPGVSGGVPPMLPPHMVPYQVPPGQPPRPYPPHMPNGYPAVPAGTMPHHGIPRYPSPYTAMVRPPFPPRLPGAIGVLPAVSRPPIPGVPGVRPIMPPVVRPAFVPPVTLAEKPQTTVYVGKIASTVENNFMLSLLQLCGPVKSWKRAQDPTNGTPKGFGFCEFESAEGVLRALRLLSKLNIDGQELVLNVNQATKEYLERYVDKETEKSKKLKDAQAAVPVKEDESAEVVEKSEQLKPSVEDSNKEDNGTGNKESHDFANFGIVTDEDKEADQEALEKLTSMIEERLKTMPPPPPPPPPPAQVTGDGSVNSNSDVPAKSRDGDSEMRNAEDKNDDETTSETKPTSEHDRPETSSPDRSRRYDRRSRDRDRERDLKREKEREIERYERETERERVRKEREQRRKIEEAERLYEESLKEWEYREREKEKQRQYEKEREKERERKRKKEIKYDEEEDDDDSRRRWRRSMLEEKRKKRLREREDDLADGRKEEEEIAEAKRRAEEEQQQKQQRDALKVSSNHVVNGSAKTVLAAETFSVEIKDNAVEQGYEGDSARESHIGEEIVQNGTGEESTMASIGASDARHTGNAFAKKLGFGLVGSGKRTAVPSVFHEEDDDDARNEKKMRPLVPLDYSTEELEAVQPTIPGAPPPNLAAAAEFAKRISNVNPKDDKPDTDRERSRRSNDKSGQRDRDRDRDRGDEDVSRTRDENKARILDWERDREQGLDKLKTPDNKKLFSLKQLIDMIPKTKEELFSYEINWAVYDKHELHERMRPWISKKITEFLGEEETTLVDYIVSSTQDHVKASQMLELLQSILDDEAEMFVLKMWRMLIYEIKRVEAGLTSK